A single region of the Melopsittacus undulatus isolate bMelUnd1 chromosome 10, bMelUnd1.mat.Z, whole genome shotgun sequence genome encodes:
- the CEBPB gene encoding CCAAT/enhancer-binding protein beta, translating to MQRLVAWDAACLPIQPPAFKSMEVANFYYEADCLAALNKLHPRAAGGRSMTELTVGDHERAIDFSPYLDPLASQPPAQPPPAAAAAAAAGGNFEPPCSSGAGQDFLSDLFAEDYKGSGGSKKPDYTYISLARHSHPCASQSHKPGGLPGCFPPQIVETKVEPVFETLDSCKGPRKEEGGAGPGPGGMSSPYGSTVRSYLGYQSVPSGSSGNLSTSSSSSPPGTPNPSESSKSAAAAAGGYSGPAAAKNKPKKCVDKHSDEYKLRRERNNIAVRKSRDKAKMRNLETQHKVLELTAENERLQKKVEQLSRELSTLRNLFKQLPEPLLASSPRC from the coding sequence ATGCAACGCCTGGTGGCCTGGGACGCAGCATGCCTCCCCATCCAGCCGCCCGCCTTTAAATCCATGGAAGTGGCTAATTTCTATTACGAGGCGGACTGTCTGGCTGCGCTCAATAAGCTGCACCCGCGGGCGGCCGGGGGCCGCTCCATGACCGAGCTCACCGTAGGGGACCACGAGAGAGCCATCGACTTCAGCCCCTACCTGGACCCCCTGGCATCGCAGCCGCCGGCGCAGCCGCCTCCCGCcgccgcagcagcagcagcagcagggggcAACTTTGAGCCTCCCTGCAGCAGCGGCGCCGGCCAAGATTTCCTTTCCGATCTCTTCGCCGAGGACTATAAAGGCAGCGGCGGGAGCAAGAAGCCCGACTACACCTACATCAGCCTCGCCCGGCACAGCCACCCCTGCGCCAGCCAGAGCCACAAACCGGGGGGTCTGCCGGGCTGCTTCCCGCCCCAGATCGTGGAGACCAAGGTGGAGCCGGTCTTCGAGACCCTGGACTCTTGCAAAGGGCCCCGTAAGGAAGAAGGGGGAGCTGGGCCGGGACCGGGGGGCATGTCCTCACCCTACGGCAGCACCGTGCGCTCCTACCTGGGTTACCAGTCGGTGCCGAGCGGCAGCAGCGGGAACCTGTCCACCTCgtcctcctccagcccccccggcaccccaaacccctccGAGTCCTCCAAGTcagcagccgccgccgccgggggCTACTCCGGCCCCGCGGCGGCCAAGAACAAGCCCAAGAAATGCGTGGACAAGCACAGTGACGAGTACAAGCTCCGCAGGGAGAGGAACAACATCGCGGTGCGCAAGAGCCGCGACAAAGCGAAAATGCGCAACCTGGAGACGCAGCACAAAGTCTTGGAACTGACGGCCGAGAACGAGCGGCTGCAGAAGAAGGTGGAGCAGCTCTCCCGGGAGCTCAGCACCCTCAGGAACTTGTTCAAACAGCTGCCCGAGCCCCTGCTCGCCTCCTCGCCCCGCTGCTGA